DNA from Nematostella vectensis chromosome 5, jaNemVect1.1, whole genome shotgun sequence:
TAGGTTGCTATATATAGACTTGTCCATTTGTCTAATTCTTAGGTTGCTATATATAGACATGTCCATTTGTCTTATTCTTAGGTTGCTATATATAGACTTGTCCATTTGTCTTATTCTTAGGATGCTATATATAGACTTGTCCATTTGTCTTATTCTTAGGTTGCTATATATAGACTTGTCCATTTGTCCGATTCTTATGTTGCTATATATAGACTTGTCCATCTGTCCAATTTTTAGGTTGCTATTTATAGACTGTCCATCTGTCCAATTCTTAGGTTGCTATATAGACTTCTCCATTTGTTCAATTCTTAGGTTGCTCTATATATAGAATTATCAATTTATCCAATACTTAGGTTGCCTTTTTTTCATTGTCAAtccttttttatctttgtttttctttttattcctAGCAACTATTGATTACTTTAAAGTGTTGGAGACCTTGTCAAACAGCACTGTCATCTTCCACCAAGTGATGAAGCGCATCTGGCCGTCCTCCCAGCGGGACTACCTGTTTGTCTCACATATTGGCAATGTCACGCCATCCGAGGAAGGCCAGCGGCTTGAGAACGAGGTTGGTTGTGCTTGGATGGTCAATAATTGGTCGGTCGAACACCCAGACGCCCCGGTGAGTTATCGATTTGTATCTTGTTTTGCTCAATTTCGTTAATATGGCTAATCAATTATTGTTGGCACTCCATTATATTCCAACAAGgcaccattttttttatatataaatctcAAGAATTTCGTTGATTTCTtggttatttttattataggcttgttattttcttttaaatctaTGATATATAATCATGACCTAACCCTTAAATTTATGCCATAATACTCATGACCTAGCCCTTAAATTTATGCCATAATACTCATGACCTAGCCCTTAAATTTACGCCATAATACTCATGACCTAACCCTTAAATGTATGCCATAATACTCATGACCTAGCCCTTAAATTCATGCCATAATACTCATCACCTAACCATTAAATTTATGCCATAATACTTATCACCTAACCCTTAAATGTATGCCATAATACTCATGACCTAGCCCTTAAATTTATGCCATAATACTCATGACCTAGCCCTTAAATTTATGCCATAATACTCATGACCTAACCCTTAAATTTATGCCATAATACTCATGACCTAACCCTTAAATTTATGCCATAATACTCATGACCTAACCCTTAAATTTATGCCATAATACTCATGACCTAGCCCTTAAATTTATGCCATAATACTCATGACCTAACCCTTAAATTTATGCCATAATACTCATGACCTAACCCCTAAATTTTTTGCCATAATACTCGTGACCTAACCCTTAAATTTATGCCATAATACTCATGACCTAGCCCTTAAATTCATGCCATAATACTCGTGACCTAACCCTTAAATTTATGCCATAATACTCATGACCTAACCCTTAAATTCATGCCATAATACTCATGACCTAACCCTTAAATTTATGCCATAATACTCATGACCTAGCCGTCAAATTTACGCCATAATACTCGTGACCTAACACTTAAATTTATGCCATAATACTCATGACCTAGCCCTTAAATTTATGCCATAATACTCATGACCTAACCCTTAAATTCATGCCATAATACTCATGACCTAGCCCTTAAATTCATGCCATAATACTCATGACCTAACCCTTAAATGTATGCCATAATACTCATGACCTAACTCTTAAATTTATGCCATAATACTCATGACCTAGCCCTTAAATTTATGCCATAATACTCATGACCTAGCCCTTAAATTTATGCCATAATACTCATGACCTAGCCCTTAAATTTATGCCATAATACTCATGACCTAACCCTTAAATTTATGCCATAATACTCATGACCTAACCCCTAAATTTATGCCATAATACTCGTGACCTAACCCTTAAATTTATGCCATAATACTCATGACCTAACCCTTTAATTTATGCCATAATACTCATGACCTAGCCCTTAAATTCATGCCATAATACTCGTGACCTAACCCTTAAATTTATGCCATAATACTCATGACCTAACCCTTAAATTTATGCCATAATATTCATGAGCTAGCCCTTAAATTCATGCCATAATACTCATGACCTAGCCGTCAAATTTACGCCATAATACTCGTGACCTAACCCTTAAATTTATGCCATAATACTCGTGACCTAACCCTTAAATTTATGCCATAATACTCATGACCTAGCCCTTAAATGTATTCCATAATACTCGTGAACTAACCCATAAATTTATGCCATCAATCGtaaagagacaaaagaacaattagaatccgcgctatttaacaggccatctgctTTAAATTGTCAggcacatcctcaaagaaacttccaataatcACACtgctttttaagattttgagatatttttcgcgttttccattaaaaataatcggagattgttacgtaatctaTGATAAATACTCGTGACCCAGCCCTATAATCTATGATAAATACTCATGACCTAGCCCTTTGGTCTATGTTATACTACATGTTACTACATCTTTTTCTTGAATTTTATTGATTAAGATTTTTTCGGAGTAGTTGCTTGCCAGttccttttatttcttttatgataaaaaaactgaaTTGGTTGAGAGCCGGGGTCTCTTGGAGGGAAGACTGTTCAATACTATATCGTTCTGtccgggattcctgtggctaGCCGCGAGGCGAGAGGGCCTGGGAAAAGCCAACACAGAGAATATAAAGATagtttcctgtgacgtcatagctCTTACCAACCACAGGAAATCCGACTAGGGACTAGGTTTCTCACGGATAATGAAATGCTGGATTCTTGAGCATGAGTTCGGGTCATATGAGAAGAGTTTTAATCGATGTGttgaaatgtttttgtttcagtcgAATAAGTTCGTGCGTGTTACCGCCTCGATCGCATTTTTCTGCCAAACGATTATAAAGCCTCGAGCGGAGGGTGAGGAGTTAAGCAGAGACCATATCTCGTGCAAGATTACCTACAGTGCAAACGGTAAGATAGCATCTCGTGCAAGATTACCTACAGTGCGAACGTTAAGATAGCATCTCGTGCAAGATTACCTACAGTGCAAACGGTAGGATAGCATCTCGTGCAAGATTACCTACAGTGCAAACGGTAGGATAGCATCTCGTGCAAGATTACCTACAGTGCGAACGTTAAGATAGCATCTCGTGCAAGAAAATCTACAGTGCGAACGTTAAGATAGCATCTCGTGCAAGAAAATCTACAGTGCGAACGTTAAGATAGCTTCTCGTGCAAGATAATCTACAGTGCGAACGTTAAGATAGCATCTCGTGCAAGATAATCTACAGTGCAAACGGTAACATATCATCTCGTGCAAGATAATCTACAGTGCGAACGGTAAGATGTCATCTCATTCAAGGTAATCTACAGTGCGAACGGTAAGATATCATCTCGTGCAAGGTAATCTACAGTGGGAACGGTAAGATCTTTATCATCTCGTTCAAGATAACCTACAGTGCGAACGGTAAGATCTTTATCATCTCGTGCAAGATAACCTACAGTGCGAACGGAAACATATTTATTATTCCTGCAAGATAATCTACACCTAGCATAAAATTACCGATGAATAATTACTGTTTTTAAATCCTGGCCACGCCCTTGCAAACCCTGGCCACACCCTTGCAAACCCTGGCCACGCCCTAGTGAACTCTGACCACACCCTAGCAAACCCTGGCCACGCCCTAGTAAACCCTGGCCACGCCCTAGTAAATCCTGGTCACTCCCTAGTAAACCCTGGCCACACCTTAGCAAACCTTGACCATGCCCTAGAAAACTCTGGCCATGCCCTAGTATACCCTGGCCACACCCTAGTAAACCCTGGACACGCCCTGGTAAACCCTGGCCACACCCTGATAAACCCTGGCCACGCCCCAGTTTACTCTGGCCACGCCCtaacttttgagcaacttttAGGATTTGCGGCAACTTTTCCTTTTCCGGGCATCTTTTTAAAATGAGAGCAACTATGCTGGGTTTTTTTCGGTTTTTAGGGATATATTCACCTCAAATGTGCGTCTTACCTCATTCATAAATCTGGTAATCATTTATGGTCATTGGTCAATCTGTTTGACGAGCATGCAGTTTTGATGGTCAGCGATCTTCACTATTATTATTCAATTTggttattcaaaatggcggtaTCCTCGAGTGCAGTGACGATGAACTTATTATAGAATCCAACCCTCTAACAATAGCTGGAACAGCTGGAGCTAAGCTAAGCTAAATACACCTCAGAAAGCAACAATTTCTCGAGAAAGAGAACACCCAGACAACCTTACTGGGAAGAAGACTGTCCGTGGAACGTGAGGGCCTGGAGTGCCGACTTTGCAGAGAGTTAAGGAATTCCAAAATGAACATTTGGTTGCTCAATCTGGAAAACTTAGGTGCGAAGCCTGTAAAGAGACGTTATCAAAGAAAACGAGCTCTCTGAAAAAGCATGTTACTTCGCAAAAGCATCTAAGGTCTAAAGCTACTCTTGAGAAGGACCAAGCGAAGGATCAGATCATTAAGAAACTTTTGTCCAAACATAGCACCATTCAAGGTTCCACTCTTCCAGAGAAAAGGCGCCTCTATCGCTACGAGCTGGTAGAGATAATGCTCAAAGCTGAGATTCCTCTTGCAAAAGTTGATTTTCTTAGACCTTTCCTTGAAAAGTATGGCCATCGATTGACCACTCGGTCCCATCTGTCAGAGTTCATCCCTTTAATATCAGCTGGAGGTGTTCGATGATCCTTAGGCTACACGTGACCTAGAAATGGAGTTGGCTGCTTTGGCTGATGCAGGCAAGAATTTCGTTTCTGCCACCTATTATCTAGAAGGAGATGGGCCCCTTGTATTTTCTTGTTATGAGCGCCGTCTACAGTAGCCCATGCTATTGCAATTGAGGCATACCAGAATGTTGAGGCCAAAGCAAAGCAGCATACAAATGATGATCCTGGTATCTACAACAAGCTGGTTGCAAAGGCAAAGGCCTGCATTGCTCcatgttttcaatattttcaaaggAAATTTAGTGTAGAATTCTGTTCTACTGTGCATGCCTTCAAGGCAGCACGCTAGTGTTGCCCTGAGAAGGTACAGGAACTGCACCCAAATGCAGCATCTGTAGAGGAGCTACAGGAGTTTGGATTTTTCTCCAATGATGAGGTTGCTTCTCTGGTTGAAGAGTTACCAAGCTACTTGGCCGCTGCAGATGGAGTAGTTTGCACCACAGAGGAAGAGGAAGTATCTTGGTGGGCAGATCATGTCTTCCTAACTGGTCAGCGGCTACGAAGAAGATCTTACTCATCCAACCAAGCTCGGCAGCAGCAGAGAGAGTATTCAGTCTCCTACAAAATGTTTTAGCCGACAGCAGGGCAGTGCACTAGAGAAAACACTTAAAGTGTCTGTGATGCTCAGATATAATGGCAACAAGGGAGTGTTGCCTCACTAGCCTGCATGTGCTTTGGCTATAAGCCATGTTGTTATAAAACTCCTCTGTTATAAAAGCCTCTTTTATTGCATCATAATTTATATACATATTACATTGCATGTTACATATTTACATTAAATTTCCagtcaatgtttttttatgttgaAAAGAATTGTTAAGCAGCATTCTGTCAGCAACTTTGAAAAATGTAGTAAATTTGTTGGCAAATTTTTACACTTGGGACAATTTTTCGATAATTCTTATTCCATTTTTTGAGCATCTTTTTGGCAACTTTTGCAAATTTGTGGCAACTTTGTGGCaacttttgcaatttttggtgcgtatttttggtatttttgggGCATCTTTTTAAGAAATTTGGAGCATCTTTGGGACAGCCTTACCCTAGTATACCCTGGCCATGCCCTAGTAAACCCTGGCCACACTCTAGTAAACCCTGGACACTCCCTGGTAAACCCTGGCCACACCCTAGCAAACCCTGGTCACGCCCTAGTATACCTTGGCCACGCCCTAGTATAGCCTGGCCATGCCCTAGTAAACCCTGGCCACACCCTAGTAAACCCTGGACATGCCCCGGTAAACCCTGGCGACACCCTAGTAAACCCTGGCCACGCCCTAGTATACCCTGGCCACGCCCTAGTAAACCCTGGCCACGCCCTAGTAAACCCTGGCCAGGCCCTTGTCTAACCACTGATTCATTGTTCTGCAGTTAACCCTGGCGGGTGGGCGCCGCCGTCTGTTGTACGGGCGCTCTCCAAGCGTGAATACCCCAAATTTCTCAGAAAGATATCCTCGCTTTGTCAAGTGGCTTATGAAGGCAAAGAGGTGACACTGTAGCTGTAAATATCACAAAGTGAATAGATGGTTACGAAAGTCTTGGTTCAGGAAATGTGTTTAGGCCGGTTGAAGCTTAAGGATAAGCTCGCTATATATTCTGAGGCCCCCCACCGCGGGGCCTCAGAAGAGATTAATTGATTAATGCGGAAAAGATGGCACCAAGCTTTAACATCCTTggtaaatgaatttcaatttaGTAAATAAGTCAtttaagtttgtttttattaaggaAACAATAACGGCTGACTAGGCCTGTTTAACACGTATCCCAAGCGAACAGTTGTTAACGACTCTGTACGCACTTAGTTCATGACAATACAAttaacgcttgctacgcagatTGTATCCCGTGCTACCCCGACCACATCTTATAAACGcttgtacaaaatgtatttttatcttaaaaagTGTTTTGGTCCACTTTACTGTGATGTCAGGCGttgtgtcattttttttgttatcataATTATAAATTGTAAGAACGCTTTTACAAATATAGCATGTTACAAACCGACGATACcagatatataaaaaaaaacacgctaTCAGAGATATCAAATAACCCACCATACCAGATATATAAAATAACCCACCATACCTGATCGGGACTCCTCAGTGTATGCTGTTCGTCTGTACTCAATGAGCTCCAGACTCCCCATACTTTGAAGCACATTCAACTTTCGTGTAATCGCACCTAAACCCCCATCCCAAAGAATAGTAATATATAAAGGAGTctcgcttattttgttttgaattgttAAGTTTGTACATGATTTGCAATGATCTCTTCTCTCTTGTAAATACTTGCAAAATTCGAATTTTCGCATATTTTCCAACCATGAAAATCTAGTGTATATATATGAACggtatttttcaaaaaagaaGGCGACAGAAAAATTATGTCATACCAGAAGCTCAATTGCTTGACAATTGTTTgaattatttgaataaaatgtTGATTGATTGCTTAAATGTGTGCTCATCTGGCGTAACTAGAGACTTGAACCTCTCCCTCCCTTCCAAGGGGCAattcctgggggggggggagtgaggGTATATTAAACATATGGCGggaggtaaaaaaaagtggaatgattttttaataaaacatttttaaacatGTTTAGAACATTTCAATCTAAGGAGGGGCGGACAACTGGCCCCTGGATCCCCCTGTACATTACTGCCACACCACAACTGCAAGGCACTAGGAGGGCACGACCAAGACTAGATGTTTTTTCATGCTTGAAGATTTTTATCGGAACAAGTTTGGCTCGTTTGCTTAGCATTGCTCTGTGCAGTGTTTCCACGCCTTTTTGCCAAGGattggttttatttattttttaatttttggaGGGTTTCCAGACCCGTTTAGGATCACATTACGAAAGCCGAGAAGGGCCACTTCATACTTTCTTTCTCTCAAAACGTTGACTATTTTGTTAGGTGTTTGCTCAAGTAAACTCCAAAAGCTTTGGAATTTGGACAAAATTCCAGGTTAAGAATTGcttttgaccacacccaaattGCTATCTCTTGGGGTTGATTTTGCTCTGTTCCTTGGCCATAACTTGCAGTGTTTAGTATCTGCTAAGTGTGGGGGACACCCCCCCACTAACTTTTCACCAAATCCACCatacccaccaccaccatatccaccatacccaccaccaccaccatatccaccatacccaccaccaccaccatatccaccatacccaccaccaccatatccaccatacccaccaccaccatatccaccatacccaccaccaccatatccaccatacccaccaccaccatatccaccatacccaccaccaccatatccACCCCCACCAaatccaccatatccaccaccaccatatccaccatacccaccaccaccatatccaccaccACCTCATCCACCatacccaccaccaccatatccaccaccaccatatccaccatcaccaaatccaccatatccaccatacccaccaccaccaaatccaccatatccaccaccaccaaatGCACCAaatccaccatatccaccaccaccaccatatccaccaccaccaaatccaccatatccaccaccaccaaatccaccatatccaccaccaccaccatatccaccaccaccaaatccaccatatccaccaccaccaaatccaccatatccaccaccaccaaatccaccatatccaccaccaccaaatgcaccatatccaccatcaccaaatgcaccatatccaccaccaccaaatccaccatatccaccaccACTatatccaccaccaccaaatccaccatatccaccaccaccaaatgcaccatatccaccaccaccatatccACCTCCACCAaatccaccatatccaccaccaccaaatccaccatatccaccaccaccaaatGCACCaaatccaccaccaccaaatccaccatatccaccaccaccaaatGCACCAaatccaccatatccaccaccaccaaatGCACCAaatccaccatatccaccaccaccaaatCCACAATTTGCCATAGCCCTGTGCCTTGGCCATGGTCCTCGCAGTCCTGAGTATCGGCTAAGTGGGGGGCCACGACTCTCCCTAACTTTTCACGAAACCCACCATTTACCAGAGCCTTATGCCTTCATCGTGGCACTTACAGGCCCGATTATCTGCTAACTATTggggaccacccctccccctaacttTTCAGCATATCTTGGCCATGCTACTTGCAGTGTAGCCGTGTATCATCAGGCGATTTTAATTTTCAAAAGTTGGAGAGAAAACTTCATAGGGAACGTTGAAGAGGCCTGGATCTCGGACTAGTTGACCACATCAAGTTGTTAATTTTATGTACTTAATTGATCCATGGTGAGTGAATTACTACTCTGTACCCCACCCTGCGTTTCTCTCTGGACACCCCACCCTGCGTTTCTCTCTGGACACCCCACCCTGCGTTTCTCTCTGGACACCCCGCTGTTCATGCTCTCTTGGTCTTGTATCGACCGGCACTCGGCAAAAAATTCATTTCGGGATCCCTGTTGTTCTCTGCTTTCCCGCCTCGTGTCTTGCGTCGCGCGCGTGGAGGAATCACATGGAGTCACAACATTTAGAAAATCTCCGTCGTGAAACATGAACTCGGGGCACGAATGCTTAGGAGGGAATTGCATCAAAAGCCCTCCCAAACCAACGCGGGTATTAACGTTAGAATCCGGCCTCATTTTCCCGCCACAAATTGGGACGTCAAATAGTCTACAAGAGACAAGGTTTTCCCTACCGAATCTTGCCGTCGAGGTAGTAGATGGTCAGAAACAGCAAGAAAATGAGATATCAGAACTCCAAACTCTGCTAAACAAACTCAAGGTTCCGTAGATACTTTCACGCTTGATATTTACTTTACAATACAATGGAAAAAACACTTTCTAATTTGTCGTTATTCTATTCTTGTTGTAATAAGTATTATAATCTTATACTTACGTTTACTTAATTACAGAACGAGCTTTTGCAAGGTAGGTTTTTTCTATCCTTTTtgaattatctttttttaaaaatttgatTATgccaaatatattttaatcatttttaatcttttattttctttttaacaaaggaaagaaaaaggtTGAATCTACAAAAGCCGAAATCACAAGCATTGACAAAAAGATCTGCGTGACACAGGAGGAAATTGCGCAAACAACACTGACGTGCCAAGAGGCGACCGAAGGTAGGTCATCAGTTCCATAGCATGATCCTATTGTATGGGTGGTAGAGCTCTCGTTGACATTCTGACATGAATAAGGGAAGAGTTGCCCTTCCTCACACCCATGCATGGAAAAGGATATCACAAATAAGTTAGTATGCTAGAAGAAGATGAAGTTATGAAGCAAGGGACCAAAAATTGCATAATCTTATCGACAATATTGTTTAACAGAATATTGCTTAATAGAATTTACTATAAAAAACATATTCATTACCAGAATAGCTAGACAGTGCTGTCGAGAGTGTTCAGCATGGAGCCGTACAGTATGTATTGTGCTCCCAGGCTTGAGCTAACGCCCTTGAAGGCACTGTTAACCCTCATATCAGTGTATTGAGGCTACCAGGAATTCCATGACAACAGTGCACATGTCCCAGCTGTTAAGGTCTGTTTTGTCTAAGGCTGTCTAAGACTATTCTCACTATGACAGCCATTATCTCGGGTTCGGGTGTGCAACAAAAGCTGGCCATTAATTTTCACACTAGTCAATATTTATAGATATTAATGGTTTGTTTGTGGTTATATATCATGACCGGAAAAAGATCTCATATATTCTTATATTTCATGGTTGGCAAAACCAGATATCAGTATCGTTAGGTCATGAGTgttgcatagctgtcaactctcccacaTTAGGTgagagtctcaagatttttaaccttttctcaagcctAAATTTCTGGAAAATAtacatacatttactgtattctcccgcattagctatcttggtacttctgatacattcactgtattttctcaagatttttcctaaagcgaggttgacagctatggtattgttatatttaatATCACTATATaaaggttctactgtatgttaaGCTATCATCCTCAAATGCCATAAACTGCTATGAAGGTATACAACCTATTTTTTGTGATTCCCCTTTTTTGCATTATCTCATGAATCAGATCTTGAAGGCATGATTGCAAAAGGAATCCTACTATCAAATGAGCTAGAAGATGCTAAAAGAAGCCTTGACCTGGGAAACAGGTAAAGAGGGTGCATTTGAAGGAGACCCCCTCATAGAGTACATTTAAGAAATTGCTCAAGAAACTGGATAGAACACTTCAGCATCCTCATTGCTACCACCTGGTTGGTGTGGAATGGGGAGGTGTAATATTCAGCAAGCAGAAGTGAGGATTTTGGTTTCTTATCATAGGTCATATGAAAGGTATGTGGAAAAGATGGCATATTATTGTGAGCTTGTGAGTCAACTTGACGAAAAGACAGGAAGCCAACAGAAGATCTCTGTGCTAATTACCACCATAAAAGAGCTAAAAAACAAAGGTAAGCAATTACAAGTTGCTAATAATCTTATTCATTTCTATAAATAAAGGGGTCTAGACAGGATTGCAATCATATATCAATAATAGATGTATGGAAGAATTTGTGgattttaaacatttcttttaaaatttcatgTTTTCATGTCTAATTGTCTCATCAGTTGGTTGTCTGGATTATGTTAACACTATTTTGATCCTGATATACTGTATGTGACAATTGTCTTATCAGTACAGTGTCTGGTTTATGGCAACACCATCTTGATTCTGATatctgtggctattgtctCATCAGTACAATGTCCAGAGTATGGTTGCACTATTTTAATCTTGATatctgtggctattgtctTATCAGTACATTGTCCGGAGTATGGTTGCACTATTTTGACCCAGATatctgtggctattgtctcatcagtacattgtccagagtatggtaacactatcttaatcttgatatctgtggctattgtctTATCTGTACATTGTCCggagtatggtaacactatcttaatcttgatatctgtggctattgtctcatcagtacattgtccggagtatggtaacactatcttgatcttgatatctgtggctattgtcttatcagtacattgtccagagtatggtaacactatctttatctttatatctgtggctattgtctcatcagtacattgtccggagtatggtaacactatcttgatcttgatatctgtggctattgtcttatcagtacattgtctggagtatggtaacactatcttgatcttgatatctgtggctattgtctcatcagtacattgtccggagtatggtaacactatcttaatcttgatatctgtggctattgtctcatcagtacattgtctggagtatggtaacactatcttaatcttgatatctgtggctattgtctcatcagtacattgtccggagtatggtaacactatcttaatcttgatatctgtggctattgtctcatcagtacattgtctggagtatggtaacactatcttaatcttgatatctgtggctattgtctcatcagtacattgtccggagtatggtaacactatcttgatcttgatatctgtggctattgtctcatcagtacattgtccggagtatggtaacactatcttgatcttgatatctgtggctattgtctcatcagtacattgtctggagtatggtaacactatcttaatcttgatatctgtggctattgtctcatcagtacattgtccggagtatggtaacactatcttaatcttgatatctgtggctattgtctcatcagtacattgtctggagtatggtaacactatcttaatcttgatatctgtggctattgtctcatcagtacattgtccggagtatggtaacactatcttgatcttgatatctgtggctattgtcttatcagtacattgtccagagtatggtaacactatctttatctttatatctgtggctattgtctcatcagtacattgtccggagtatggtaacactatcttgatcttgatatctgtggctattgtcttatcagtacattgtctggagtatggtaacactatcttgatcttgatatctgtggctattgtctcatcagtacattgtccggagtatggtaacactatcttaatcttgatatctgtggctattgtctcatcagtacattgtccggagtatggtaacactctcttaatcttgatatctgtggctattgtctcatcagtacattgtccggagtatggtaacactatcttaatcttgatatctgtggctattgtctcatcagtacattgtctggagtatggtaacactatcttaatcttgatatctgtggctattgtctcatc
Protein-coding regions in this window:
- the LOC116611644 gene encoding leucine-rich repeat and coiled-coil domain-containing protein 1 — translated: MNSGHECLGGNCIKSPPKPTRVLTLESGLIFPPQIGTSNSLQETRFSLPNLAVEVVDGQKQQENEISELQTLLNKLKNELLQGKKKVESTKAEITSIDKKICVTQEEIAQTTLTCQEATEDLEGMIAKGILLSNELEDAKRSLDLGNRSYERYVEKMAYYCELVSQLDEKTGSQQKISVLITTIKELKNKVHCLEYGEDEGLGVGEEFKILQAENKHLEQQLEEKTSHIDKCKGKMELEREKQQKLKRESQLLNKRNHAQMTRLKRQLQEANSRSRHWADEACKLEMNIAQLRRKLEE